The sequence AAATTCTTATAAATCAATACGAAGTTATGGAAGATTCGCATAACAAAATACTTTTCTATGGTTTTGATAATTCCGTTTACGGCAATGAATCCTATAATAATGCTTTAAATGAAGAAAAATTTACATACAGAATCCTCTTTGCTCATTCCCCAAATATTATTGACTATGTTGAAAAAAGGGGCATACCTTTTGATATTATTTTGGCCGGACATACTCACGGAAACCAATGGAACATTCCTTTTGTCTGTAGGATATGGAATAAATATCCCCGATTTCCCAGCGGAGTGAATGAATATGACGGAAAGCATATAATTATATCGCGAGGTTTGGGCACTTCCAGGATACCTATACGTATAAACAGCAATCCCGATATTTCAATATATGATCTCTGCGGAAAAGAATGCAGATAGGGGGACGTTACTATAGTGATGATAAATTAAGAAAGATAATAAAAGAAAAATATAATATTGCTAACTTGACGGAAATGATTCCGGATAAAAGAAACGTAATTATTAAATATGTTACAGCGTGAAAGGTACAATGTCAGACAGTTAAGCAGGATATCGGGGTTAGGCAAGACAAAACGTCCCTGTGTCCATGGAAAATCTGAAGATTATTGAATATGATCCGTCCTACGCAAAAGAGGTTGCAAGGATAAAGATGTCATTTCAGTTAAAGCAGACCTTGGACTTGCCTCATTTGAGAGAAAGGCTTTGGTTTTTAAAATGGGGGATGCGGATTGTATTCTTTAAAATATAAAGGTCATCAATGGCTTAAATCCACGTTTCCAAATATAGAAATCAGTTCCGATTATAATCCTTGGTTTGGCGGAATACAGACTTTGCCCGAAGATTGGGATTTTAACTCAAAACCTGTATTGAAAGAGAAAATCAAAACGGATTTTATTGAAATCTCTGATAGCTGCGGTAACATATGGCATGGAATAAATTCAAGGCTTTTAATTAAAGAGTATAACGAATTCAAAGGGCTTGAAATAAATGAATACTTTTTAATGCTTCCCAAAGTTCCCGTATTATGCCACGTTATTGAGGTATCTCAAGATATGAAGATATTTATGAAAAATAGAGCATTTATCACGAAAACATTTTTTAATCTGAATAATGACCTTACCAAAAGCTATGTCGTGGCGGAGAATGAAGAACATGATTTTATAAAATATTAGAGGCGGAATGGGGGAATGCTTGGTATTGTTTAACCCATCAGCCATTTTTGAAGGAGAAAATTTAAATAATAAGCTTCAATTTTACTCAAACTCCCCATGGGATAATAAATACTGCAACATTAATAATGACGGAGTTGTACTTAAACATAGTTACAGGTTGAGTCTGGAAAACGGTTCGAAGGTTTTTCTGAACCCAAGGTTTTATATTATGATCGATGAGCATATATCGGATAAACTTCTTAGGTGTTTGGGTAATATAATGTTCTTTTGATCTAACTTTCAGTTAATAAATATTTCACGGCAACCGCACTAATAAAAAAGAACAACAGTATTTTTCTCATTGGGAGGATTCTTTTATGGGTAAATTTGTATTAATAGGAGGTGTAACCCCTCCTTTGTCTTTGGATATAATTGATGAAGAGATAATCAGATTAACAGACAATAAAAAGCCAAAGGTACTTTACGTTCCGACAGCAGGAGGGGATGACCCGGATTATTGTGATTTTTTTAGGGGGATATATGAAAAAAGGTTTGGATGTGATCTTGACATACTGTATTTGGTAAGAGAAAACCCCACAGAGTATGAGATTAAAGAAAAGATTTTTTTATCAGATGTCATTTATGTTGAGGGTGGGGAGACCCAAAGGCTCATGGGCTATTTCAAGAAATATAAAATGGATGAAATTCTTCTAAAAGCATATAAGAATGGAATAGTTTTGGCAGGGAAAAGTGCAGGTGCTCTTTGCTGGGGAAGTTATTATTTTGAAGATGAAGAAATAAATGATTTCAAGAATTATATTGACATTGAATGTCTAAAATTTTTAAATTTTATTATCTGTCCACATTATAATATGGAAGGTTACAGCGAGAAAATGGATGCCATGATAAATATGCATGGCGGCGTTGGAATCGGAATTGAAAATAATTGCGCTCTGGAAATAATTAATGACAAATATCGCATAATCGCAACAAATTGTGATTCTAACGCTTATAAGGTATACCAAAGCGGGACAAAGATATGCCTGGAAATCATTATTAAAGATAGTAATTTCAGGAATATGAAAGAGTTGATTCAGATACCGAGTTAACAGAGAATTACATCTGATGATAGAAATTTTTAAAAAGGTGATTATATGAAATTTATAATAAAATTCATTCATATCATTTCAAAGATTAAGTGGAAAATCATTAAGCCTATTACAATAGGAGTAAGAATAATATTAATTGATAATAACAAAATTCTTTTAGTCAAACATACTTATGACAACTACTGGTATTTGCCGGGAGGCGGAGTAAAAAAAGGGGAATCCTTTGAAGAAGCAATTTGTAGGGAATTAAAAGAAGAGTTAGGGATAGAAATTGATGATATGAATTTATTCGGAGTTTATAACAATTTCAGTGAAGGTAAAAATGATAATATTATTATATTTGAATCTGAAAATTTTCAAATGAATAATAAAAAGAGTATAGAAATTGAAGAGTTTAAGTTTTGTGAGATTGATGATACATTAAAAGGATTATCTCCGGGAACAAAAAGAAGATTAAAAGAATATTTGGAAGGCAATAAACCGTATTTTGGTATGTGGTAGGGATAGATTGGTAAAAACAAAGTACTTGTTCTCTTTTCAATAACAAGATTATCACTGGGGGATTAATAAATAATGAATAAATTTGGTGTTCAATATTTAAATGAAGCATTAGAAAAAGAATTAAGGAAAAAAGTTTGCATTAGTGATTTAAGAGCTGAAAATAAGGAAATCAGAAAAACCCTAAAAAAATTTCAGCAAGGCTACACTAAAAGAAATTTGGAAGAAATAGACTCTTTTATGAAAAAAATTTTTATAGATTCACACGAAACATCTATATTAGGTACCGGAACCGGTGAGTTAGCTTTAGGGATTGATGAAGTAAGAAATTTAATCGAAGATGATTGGAAATATTGGGGAGATATAAATATAGACTGTGAAAATGCAAATATATCACGTTTTGAAGATGTTGCGTGGGTTTCGACTAAGGGATCAGTTAAATATATTTTTGAAGATACATTGGAGAGATATGATAATTATCTTAGTTTTATCAAGGACAAGGTTCACGATGATACACTTACACCCAAACAGAAAGTTACTTATATTAATTGGATTCTAGCATTAACTTATCATCAGCGTTTACAAGGAAAAAGAGAATATTTATGGCCTTTAGGTTTAAGCGGAGTTCTATTAAGAGATAAAGACAGATGGAAATTTAAGCATATTAAATTTTCTATTCCAAGGGCTAATTTTCCGGATGAACGTTTTGAAAATTCTAAACAATATACAGATAGTTATAACGAACAAAATAATAAAGCTAATGAATACAAATACAATCAAATCACGCCCCAAATAAAGGAGCTTTTAAAAAGTTTTCAAGTAGATATTTTAGGAATTGAAGATATTACAAAAGAGATGATAGAAAAATATTTTGTAAAATCAAAAATACCATATATTATTGGCCATGAAAATCAATGGTATTATGGAATTGATCAGATCAATGAATTTTTTAATAAAAGCGATAAATTTAACGTAAATTTAGATATAGAACATTCAATTGCATCCACATCAGGCGAAATTACTTGGCAAGAAAACATAAAAATGGGGCCCTATCATATAACCATGCAAACGTTATTCATAGCAACATAGAGGAAATGAAATAACTATTATTATAAGGAGGTAAATATATGCACTTAGGTTCGATTTATTTAATAGTACAAGATTTTAATAAGTCAATTCAATTCTATGAAAAATTATTAGAAATGCCAGTAAGTGCTCAAAATATGCAAAGATTTGCTCAGTTTGAGTTTGAAGGAAATAATATTTCCATTATGAATGGTTATTTTGATGCCATGAATCCGAATTTAACTGTGTGTAAAGGAGAATATATAGAGGAATTCGATAATTTGGTTGCAATGGCAGAAGCTGAAAATACACATAAATTTGTATTAAATTTCTGGGCTGAAAACCTGGAAAAAGAAAGAGAAAGAATAGTGCAGTTAGGTATTAGCGATAAATTGGCCAAAATCAAATATGTTAATAATGTAAAACCATATTATTATTTTCAATTTACAGACCCAGATGGAAATATTATCGAAATAACAGGTCAATATTCTCCAAAGAAAGGAGAATTTGATGAATGATAAAAACGAATTGGTACTCAAAGGATACGGTTGGATGCTAAAGTCATTTTCACAAGTAAATAAAGGGGAAGTAATTGATTACCTAATTAAAAATCACAAGAGTATGCCGAGAATTTCTTTTAGATATGCAATAGAAAAAATGGATAAAGAAAGCCATTTATATCTTATGGAGTTATAACATTATTTTAATATATAAATTGGAAGTTATAAATGGATATCTTTTATATTTATTAAAATGGGGGATTTACAAAATGTTAATATCAAGAAAAACAGGAGAAAAATATATACAGAATAAATATGAACGTATAATAGAACGGTATAATCCAAGTATGAAAAGCGATATCATTTCATTCCATTATCAAAATCCAAGAATTATTGACGGGTTAATTGAATGACTTGAAGAAAGTCCTGAGAGTGCATTAATTTTAAGAGAAGATAATATAAATAAGGGCAGTTGCTATATATGAACAAGGGGATTGTGCAGAAAGAGATATATGGATGTTTGTAGGAGAACAATATAGGAACCATGGTATAGGTTCGGAACTATTGTTTGCAATTCTTGAAGAAATGAAATTTGCAGGAACACAAACAGCTTTTTGTGATTTTGCGAGGAATGATATAATACATAATTTTTTATTCAAAAATGGGTTTGAGCATTATTGTTATTCTGTTTATATGACTAATGAAACAATTTTAAGTAAAGAAGAATTTACTGGTATTCGTCATTATGAGGATAAGGACTATATTGAAACTTTTGAACTTGTTTCAAGAGCGTTTCATAATATGCGGTTATCAGTTGGTTTAAATTCAAAATGTGATGAATCAACTGATAAATCACGAAACCAATATGCAGATAACAGCAATGATTTATTTGTATTAGAAAGTGATGGTAAAATTGTTGCCAGCTTGCTTTTAAATAAAAATTGCATTGAAAATGTTGCAGTTAAGATAGATTGTCAGAGGCATGGTTATGGTCGGAAAATGATTAAATTTGCATTAAGTGAATTATATAGGAGAAGATATTCTAAATGTTTACTTTGGTGATTAGTAGGAAATCCTGCTGAGTACCTATATAAAACAGAAGGTTTTGTAGCAGAAGATTGTTATGAGATTATGAATATGTTATTAAGTAATTGTAATTATATATAGGCTATATATGTGATTGGAAGTATCGGGAGGCCAAAGATGAATATTACTTTTAAAAAAGTTGACAAGGAAAATTGGGAAGAGTGTGCTGACTTAAGTGTTGAGGCCGTTGGGATGGAATAATTAAGTGTATTGCCGGTAGTAGAGGAGGAAAAGTTAATATGAAAAAATCTTTATTAAAAAGTAGAACTATTCTTCAGTTAGAAGAGAGTATTAAATGTCATGGTGATAGTGCAGTAGAAGAATTTTTATGTTATCTAAAAGAGAATGGAACTCCAATAATAGAAGAATTAGAAAATGATACGGAAAACGATTTGGTTACTTTTATATACAAAGGGGACAAGAGATGCAAAAGTGTCTTGTTTGTACCTGATATAGGAGTAGACAGATATAAAGATAATTATAAGGACTTTCGGATGGAAAGGATAATGGGGACGGATTTATGGTATATTACTTATGAAATAGAAAATAATATACGGTTAATGTACTATTTTTCGCCTAACGATCCCCTTGACAATAATTGGTATGATAGGTACATTAATAGAGTTGTATATGATAAATTCTGTAAGAACATATTAATTGAATATGATGATGGAAAAGAAGTAAAATGTTCCTATATAGTAATGCCGGAGGCACCAAAGCATGTTTGGGCTAAAAAAATAGATGGGATACCGGAAGGTAATATAGATGAATATAAATTTAAAAGTAAAAATATAGAGGACAAGCGCAGGATTAGAGTTTATACACCTTATGAATATGATAAGAAAGGAAAACCATATGGATTCATAGTTTTGACCGATGGACAGGACTATATTGATACTCTTATGGCTGTAGAAACTTTGAATAACCTCATAGCTTCCAAAAAAATACCCCCAATAATTGGAGTATTTATTGATTCGATAGAACAAACAAGGGAAACAGAGCTTAATTGTAGTGATGTATTCCGCGGATTAATTGCTGATGAGATAATTCCATGGATTAAAAACAATTATGATATCTCTGGAAATCCTCGGGAAGCAATAATCGGGGGACTTAGTTCAGGAGGTTTAGCAGCATCATACATAGCTTTAAGTCATTCCGAAATTTTTGGAAATGTTCTTTCTCAATCAGGATGGTATTGCTATAAACCGGAAGGGTTTATCACCATTAATGAGGATTGTTTTATGAGTACAAAGTTTAAAGAAAGAGATAAACTTCCTATTAAATTTTATTTAGATGTAGGTATATTAGAAAATAGAGAGACAATGATTGGCACAAACATAAATCTGAGAGATACCTTAATATCTAAAGGATATCATGTTGATTTCCAATGGTTTAACAGCTCTCATGACTATTTATCATGGGGAGAAACTTTAGCACATGGTTTGATATCTCTTATCGGAATAAAATAGATTTGGTATTTAACAATTAGTAAATTGACAATTAAAGAAAAGAGGGTTTAAGTAATGACGGGCATGGGGACGTTTGAGATCAGTGATAAAGTTGTTATTTTTAAAAATTACTCCAGCAAAAATGCGGATTTGTAGATATAAAAAATTAAAAAATCGGACTTTTTCACTGGTCCCGGACGTTTCAATTGTCTTTTTTGCAAAATATTAAAAA is a genomic window of Acidilutibacter cellobiosedens containing:
- a CDS encoding metallophosphoesterase — translated: MVFIVFLLLVVFVLIIKGTNFVDVKEVKIRDNKIKGCIRIVHISDIHGKTRYLNGSISSIINKYCVDYVILTGDLCNNSAQLENVMEELKKIKVNKRILIILGNYERTEVSYLRKKETDIIKKLVGYNSNKIKILINQYEVMEDSHNKILFYGFDNSVYGNESYNNALNEEKFTYRILFAHSPNIIDYVEKRGIPFDIILAGHTHGNQWNIPFVCRIWNKYPRFPSGVNEYDGKHIIISRGLGTSRIPIRINSNPDISIYDLCGKECR
- a CDS encoding Type 1 glutamine amidotransferase-like domain-containing protein, with the translated sequence MGKFVLIGGVTPPLSLDIIDEEIIRLTDNKKPKVLYVPTAGGDDPDYCDFFRGIYEKRFGCDLDILYLVRENPTEYEIKEKIFLSDVIYVEGGETQRLMGYFKKYKMDEILLKAYKNGIVLAGKSAGALCWGSYYFEDEEINDFKNYIDIECLKFLNFIICPHYNMEGYSEKMDAMINMHGGVGIGIENNCALEIINDKYRIIATNCDSNAYKVYQSGTKICLEIIIKDSNFRNMKELIQIPS
- a CDS encoding NUDIX domain-containing protein, with translation MKFIIKFIHIISKIKWKIIKPITIGVRIILIDNNKILLVKHTYDNYWYLPGGGVKKGESFEEAICRELKEELGIEIDDMNLFGVYNNFSEGKNDNIIIFESENFQMNNKKSIEIEEFKFCEIDDTLKGLSPGTKRRLKEYLEGNKPYFGMW
- a CDS encoding nuclear transport factor 2 family protein; the protein is MNKFGVQYLNEALEKELRKKVCISDLRAENKEIRKTLKKFQQGYTKRNLEEIDSFMKKIFIDSHETSILGTGTGELALGIDEVRNLIEDDWKYWGDINIDCENANISRFEDVAWVSTKGSVKYIFEDTLERYDNYLSFIKDKVHDDTLTPKQKVTYINWILALTYHQRLQGKREYLWPLGLSGVLLRDKDRWKFKHIKFSIPRANFPDERFENSKQYTDSYNEQNNKANEYKYNQITPQIKELLKSFQVDILGIEDITKEMIEKYFVKSKIPYIIGHENQWYYGIDQINEFFNKSDKFNVNLDIEHSIASTSGEITWQENIKMGPYHITMQTLFIAT
- a CDS encoding VOC family protein — encoded protein: MHLGSIYLIVQDFNKSIQFYEKLLEMPVSAQNMQRFAQFEFEGNNISIMNGYFDAMNPNLTVCKGEYIEEFDNLVAMAEAENTHKFVLNFWAENLEKERERIVQLGISDKLAKIKYVNNVKPYYYFQFTDPDGNIIEITGQYSPKKGEFDE
- a CDS encoding DNA alkylation repair protein, giving the protein MNDKNELVLKGYGWMLKSFSQVNKGEVIDYLIKNHKSMPRISFRYAIEKMDKESHLYLMEL
- a CDS encoding GNAT family N-acetyltransferase codes for the protein MFVGEQYRNHGIGSELLFAILEEMKFAGTQTAFCDFARNDIIHNFLFKNGFEHYCYSVYMTNETILSKEEFTGIRHYEDKDYIETFELVSRAFHNMRLSVGLNSKCDESTDKSRNQYADNSNDLFVLESDGKIVASLLLNKNCIENVAVKIDCQRHGYGRKMIKFALSELYRRRYSKCLLW
- a CDS encoding alpha/beta hydrolase-fold protein, whose product is MKKSLLKSRTILQLEESIKCHGDSAVEEFLCYLKENGTPIIEELENDTENDLVTFIYKGDKRCKSVLFVPDIGVDRYKDNYKDFRMERIMGTDLWYITYEIENNIRLMYYFSPNDPLDNNWYDRYINRVVYDKFCKNILIEYDDGKEVKCSYIVMPEAPKHVWAKKIDGIPEGNIDEYKFKSKNIEDKRRIRVYTPYEYDKKGKPYGFIVLTDGQDYIDTLMAVETLNNLIASKKIPPIIGVFIDSIEQTRETELNCSDVFRGLIADEIIPWIKNNYDISGNPREAIIGGLSSGGLAASYIALSHSEIFGNVLSQSGWYCYKPEGFITINEDCFMSTKFKERDKLPIKFYLDVGILENRETMIGTNINLRDTLISKGYHVDFQWFNSSHDYLSWGETLAHGLISLIGIK